In a single window of the Penaeus monodon isolate SGIC_2016 chromosome 3, NSTDA_Pmon_1, whole genome shotgun sequence genome:
- the LOC119585228 gene encoding uncharacterized protein LOC119585228, which translates to MIAPSGSGFSVAPAYLWLRLICGSGLSVSPAYLWFRLICGSGLPVASAYLWLRLTCGSGLPVAPAYLWEPRFICGSGLPVAPAYLWLRLICGSGLSVAPAYLWLRLICGSGLSVAPAYLWLRLICGSGLSVAPAYLWPRLICGSGLSVAPAYLWLRLICGSGLSVAPAYLWLRLICGSGLSVEATVYLWLRLTCVSGLSVAPAYLWLRLICGSGLSVAPAYLWLRLICGPGLSVAPAYLWLRLICVSGLSVALAYLWLWLICGSGLSVALAYLWLWLICGSGLSVAPAYLWLRLICGSGLSVAPAYLWLRLTCGSGLSVSPAYLWFRLICGSGVDAL; encoded by the coding sequence ATGATCGCTCCCTCTGGTTCCGGCTTCTCTGTGGCTCCGGCTTACCTGTGGCTCCGGCTTATCTGTGGCTCCGGCTTATCTGTGTCTCCGGCTTACCTGTGGTTCCGGCTTATCTGTGGCTCCGGCTTACCTGTGGCTTCGGCTTATCTGTGGCTCCGGCTTACCTGTGGTTCCGGCTTACCTGTGGCTCCGGCTTATCTGTGGGAGCCACGGTTTATCTGTGGCTCCGGCTTACCTGTGGCTCCGGCTTATCTGTGGCTCCGGCTTATCTGTGGCTCCGGCTTATCTGTGGCTCCGGCTTATCTGTGGCTCCGGCTTATCTGTGGCTCCGGCTTATCTGTGGCTCCGGCTTATCTGTGGCTCCGGCTTATCTGTGGCTCCGGCTTATCTGTGGCTCCGGCTTATCTGTGGCCCCGGCTTATCTGTGGCTCCGGCTTATCTGTGGCTCCGGCTTATCTGTGGCTCCGGCTTATCTGTGGCTCCGGCTTATCTGTGGCTCCGGCTTATCTGTGGCTCCGGCTTATCTGTGGCTCCGGCTTATCTGTGGAAGCCACGGTTTATCTGTGGCTCCGGCTTACCTGTGTCTCCGGCTTATCTGTGGCTCCGGCTTATCTGTGGCTCCGGCTTATCTGTGGCTCCGGCTTATCTGTGGCTCCGGCTTATCTGTGGCTCCGGCTTATCTGTGGCCCCGGCTTATCTGTGGCCCCGGCTTATCTGTGGCTCCGGCTTATCTGTGTCTCCGGCTTATCTGTGGCTCTAGCTTATCTGTGGCTCTGGCTTATCTGTGGCTCTGGCTTATCTGTGGCTCTGGCTTATCTGTGGCTCTGGCTTATCTGTGGCTCCGGCTTATCTGTGGCTCCGGCTTATCTGTGGCTTCGGCTTATCTGTGGCTCCGGCTTATCTGTGGCTCCGGCTTATCTGTGGCTCCGGCTTACCTGTGGCTCCGGCTTATCTGTGTCTCCGGCTTACCTGTGGTTCCGGCTTATCTGTGGCTCCGGCGTCGATGCGTTGTGA